From Pyrenophora tritici-repentis strain M4 chromosome 1, whole genome shotgun sequence, the proteins below share one genomic window:
- a CDS encoding tetratricopeptide repeat protein 4 — MAQNEPQVPSVEMPPAMAEVKSQSTEELLQEMNRMPLFMTSLDETDGEGGENMALEALKAMAYEGTRAEVAENFRQQGNECARAKQWTDAKEFYDKAIAALKGPQLYNPDPDALGPNGIPVEIDAEEETKKETVIAEAVYVNRALCNLEKKNYRSCIQDCVATLKINPANLKAFYRSATAGLALDKLEEATWACDRGLALDASNGPLKTLKTKIDARKQYVESVARARREREAKAASERATLKLALKSRNILTRSTEKPPDLEDAVVKLENSMDPSSTLTLPVILLYPMHSQSDFIKAFSEREKLHEHLDYIFPLPWDSAHEYTVDNVEAYMETSSGGLIKVGKKMPLAKVLGSGKPEVVDGLVTISVIPKSQAAAWIEEFKKRKGKSA; from the exons ATGGCGCAAAATGAACCACAGGTACCGTCGGTGGAAATGCCACCCGCCATGGCCGAAGTCAAGTCGCAGAGCACAGAGGAGCTGCTCCAGGAGATGAACCGCATGCCACTTTTCATGACCAGTCTGGATGAAACCGACGGCGAGGGAGGCGAGAACATGGCCCTGGAGGCTCTAAAAGCCATGGCATATGAAGGGACCCGTGCCGAAGTTGCAGAAAACTTCCGACAGCAGGGCAACGAGTGTGCAAGAGCAAAGCAATGGACCGATGCCAAAGAATTCTACGACAAGGCCATAGCAGCGCTCAAGGGGCCACAGCTCTACAACCCCGATCCAGATGCACTGGGGCCTAATGGTATCCCTGTCGAGATAGATGCGGAGGAGGAGACAAAGAAGGAGACAGTAATTGCGGAGGCGGTATACGTGAATCGGGCGTTATGCAATCTGGAGAAGA AGAATTATAGGTCATGCATACAAGACTGCGTCGCAACACTCAAGATCAACCCCGCAAATCTAAAGGCCTTTTACAGATCAGCCACTGCCGGCTTAGCGCTGGACAAGTTGGAAGAAGCGACGTGGGCCTGCGATCGAGGACTGGCCTTGGATGCAAGCAACGGGCCTCTCAAGACACTCAAGACCAAGATTGATGCGCGCAAGCAATACGTAGAATCCGTTGCCAGAGCGCGTCGGGAGCGGGAAGCCAAAGCAGCCTCGGAGCGCGCGACACTAAAACTCGCCCTCAAGAGCCGCAACATCTTGACGCGTAGCACGGAGAAGCCGCCAGATCTGGAAGACGCAGTGGTCAAGCTGGAGAACAGCATGGACCCATCATCCACACTGACTCTCCCCGTCATCTTACTCTACCCCATGCACTCGCAGTCTGACTTTATCAAAGCGTTTTCAGAGCGTGAGAAGTTGCATGAGCACCTCGATTACATCTTCCCCTTACCCTGGGACTCTGCCCACGAATACACAGTCGACAACGTGGAAGCATACATGGAAACCTCGTCTGGGGGCCTCATCAAAGTCGGCAAAAAGATGCCCCTGGCAAAGGTGCTCGGAAGCGGGAAGCCCGAGGTCGTCGACGGTCTGGTCACTATTAGCGTGATACCCAAATCCCAAGCCGCAGCCTGGATAGAAGAATTCAAGAAGCGCAAAGGCAAATCGGCCTAA